The Punica granatum isolate Tunisia-2019 chromosome 4, ASM765513v2, whole genome shotgun sequence sequence ATCTCATCAAAGAGGCTATTCAAGATCCTGAAGAAGTTAATCCTGCTGGGACTTATAAGAGTCGAGCTTTGCTGCAGAAGAAACAAAACTTGGGTGGAGAAGCCCTTTTAGATGACTTGAGAAGATCATTGAGCTTACAGGAGGAACTTTACAGGAAGGTCGAGGAGGAAGTTCGAGACATGCACTATGAGAACATGTGCTTAGATATCTTCTCTAAGATTTTGCGGGAGACCCTGCTTGAAGCAGTTTCAGATATGGGTGTGAAGATGaatgaaaaagatgaaatGACGAAGCAGCTAGGATTTTATAAGAAATCGAACGATGTGTTGATGCTGAAGTTGCAAAATACCCTGGATGAGGTTGAATCACTTAAAAAGGAGCAAATTGCTTTGTCTGCGAAGTTCTATGATATGACTCAATGGAATGAAAACTTAGAAGCAAGTTTACGGAGTGTTACTGATGAAAATGGATGTCTCATGCAGAAAATTACTGAGTTGGACAATTTACTGAGAAAGGAGACTGGAGAATCCAGTGATCTCAGGAATGGGAACATTGCCTTGCAGGAAAAGTTGGTGAACCTTACACATGAACTTCACGAGGTGGAGTGTGTGAAGAAAAATCTGGAGATGCGTGTTGGCAATTTGCAGGAAGAAATGCAGGGTTTACTAAAAGCTTATGATGAGAAGGTTTCGAGACTAACAGAAGAGAAGGAAGTGTTAGCCAAGGAAAGAGAGATGACTCATGCTTCCTTTAGCACATCAGAGTCTGCTAAGGAAAATCTTGAGAAAGTTGTCAGTGATTTGCAGGAAAAAATGCAAGCTCTCTTGGTGTGTCATGATGAAAGGCTCTCCCAACTAATGAAAGAAGTTGAAGGTGTGACCAAGGAAAGAGATACTGCTCATGCTTTGTTGAGTGCATTGGAACCTGCTAAGGAAAATCTCGAGAAAATTGTTGGTGATTTGCTGCAAAAATTGCATATTTTGTTGATCAATCACGACAAGAATTTTGATGTGGCATCCCTCGATTTATTTGCCCTTGTATCGCAGTTGGGAGAATTTCAGGAGACTGCACAGCAGAAGATCTCCAGACTAATGGGAGAGATTGAAGCTTTAGCAACCGAGAGAGATGAAGCCCGAGCTTCCTTGGGTTTGTCAGAATCTGCAAAGGAAAATCTGCAGAAACTTGTCGACAATTTGGAGGAGAAATTGCGAGATTTGTTAGTGGTTCATCACAAGAATTGTGGTGGAACATCACGAGACTTATTTGATGTTGTATCTCAAATAGGGGAAGCTCAGCGTGGGGTGTATCAGAGAATCTCCGACCTAATCGGAGAAGCCGAAGTTCTAGCAAGGGAAAGAGATGTTGCTCAAGCTTCATTAAGTTCATCAGAATCTGAGAGGGACAATCTGAAGAATGTTGTCTCTGTGTTGCAGGAGAAATTGCGCAGTTTGATCATCAGTTACGATGAGAATGTCAATGGATCTTCCCTGGACTTGATTAATGCCCTGTCGCAACTAGAAGAGTTCCAGAATACTGCACGTCGAAGGATCTCCGAACTAATGGAAGAGAATAAAGTTTTAACAAGGGATAGAGATTCTGCCAATGCCTCTTTGAGTCAATCGGAGTCTGATATTTGTGCTGTGAAAGAGAGATTTGAATGTGACTTACGTGATATGCTATCAAAGATAAACACCTCCGATACCTTGGTGCGGAAGCTTCAATCGGAACTTGAGATTATTGCAGGTAGGCTGAATTCATGCTTGAAAGATGAAGAAATCTATGAAGAGCAGCAAAAGGTGCTAATTGCTGATCTTGATAGGTTCAAAGCTGAGCTAGAACAGTTGATTTTAAAGAATGCGGATCTTGCCGAAAATACCTTGTCATTACAAAATCTCGGTGAAGAACTTGAGAAGAGCAAGTTGGCTGTAGAAGAATATGCAGAGGACAATCGTTCTCTGATGGAATCATTACGGGAAGAAACCGAGGAATCTGCTCGTCTTGTGTCAGAGCTTACTAAGCTGAGAGAGAGTTTGCTATGTTTGAATGAAGAACtgcaaagagagagaggctgCAGAGAAGAAATGGAGAACACAATAACTAATCTCGCTGCACAATTGAATGAGACACGCTCTCGGTTGCCAGACTTTGACCAGCAGCACTCCGAGCTGGTTCAGTTGAGGCAATTAGTATCAAATCTAGAGTCAGAAAAATTGAGATTGTGCAACCTTCTGTTACAGAAAGAAGAAAGCATTAAAGTGGCTTCTCAAGAATCATTCTCGATCAAACATCTGGAAGACCAGTTGTTTGAAATGCAAGGCCATTTGATAGCTTCAGACGCTCAATTAGTTTACACTGGAGCTCAGTATTGGACGTTGATTGAGGATGTTGTCCAGCAGCTTAAGCTCTCAGAGAGGAATCTCGCGGATCTCAATGATAAGCATCTCAATATGGAAAGCAGACTGAATCATTCTCTTGCCAATGAAGTGCATCTTATTGAAGAAAATGCAGAATTGTCGAGAAACCTTGAGTCCCTGAGAACTGAGCTAGAAGCCGCCGCTGCGCAAAACAGAGTTCTAATTGGGAACAATGATGCTCTGGCACTAGAGCTCGAGGAACACAGGAGGAGAAATGAAGTTTTGGATGGCATAATTTTGGAAGGAAATAGAAAGCATGAATTCCAGATCGAAAGGCTGATGCAAAGGCTAGCAAGCTCCGAAGAGGAGATTGATAGTTTGATAGTTTCCAACGAGGAACTTCAAGTTGAACTTTTGGTACTCAAAGATAAGCTCTGTGAGCACTGCAGGGAATTGACTTTGATGGAGAAGGAGTATAAAGAGCTAAGTGAGAGGCTATCTGCTCAGGTTTTGAAAACCGTAGAGTTCAAAAATTTGTCCATCCATTTGAGGGAGCTCAAAGAGACGGCCGAGTCTGAATGGGCCAAAGCCCGCCAGAAGAAAGAAGCTGAGAGCCCTCCTTTTGCTGTTCAAGAATCATTAAGAATCGCGTTCATTAAGGAGCAGTATGAATCGAAGGTTCAGGAACTGAAGCAGCAGCTCTCTATCTCCAAAAAGCACAGTGAGGAGATGCTCTTGAAGCTACAGGATGCTGTTGATGAGAGCGAGAACAGGAAGAGAATCGAGGCTTCTAATTTGAGGAGGAACGAGGAACTGAGCATGAAGATCTTGGACTTGGAGTCAGAGTTGCAGGAGATTGTTACTGATAAGCGGGAGAAGGCCAAGGTGTACGACTGTATGAAGGCTGAGATGGAGTGCTCTTTGATAAGCCTCGAGTGCTGCAAGGAAGAGAAGCAGAAGCTTGAAGCTTCCCTGCAAGAGTGCTGTGAGGAGAAGTCTAAGATTGAAGCAGAACTTGCGCAAGTTAAGGAGCTACTTGAGAGTTCCAAGACACAATCGGGCATTTCGGAAATTTCACTTGCTGAGACAGCGAATAGTGAGAGAAGAAGTGTGGACCGGGCCTTTTCACTATATGGTGACGAAGCTGATTCCTGCTCAAGTCCAATTGCTGAAATGCATACGAAACAGGTGACATATGAAACTATGCTAAGTAATTAGAATGGTTTCCTTGAAATTGTTTTGAGGTTCATCTATGAGGACAATTTTAACCCTTTCTCAGTTTCTTTAGAAAACATTGTTCTGTTCGTTAATGCATCTGTTATCGTAGGATTCTGTATCTAGAGGTGAAAATGGAGTCCAGAGTCTTGCACTTGTAAACGGAGAGAATTTTCTGGACAGCGATGCGAAGGATCTTGCTCTCGTTAATGACCACTTCAAAGTTCAAGGTTTAAGGTCAAGCATGGAGAACTTAAATAAAGAGGTATGTCCTGAGTACGCTTATATCATGCAGATGCACTCTATTCagtagaaaatatttttcttttgctgtcgttatgatttttcttctctttctgcagttggaaaagatgaaaaatgaGAACTGGCTCCTCCCTTACGAGGATCATCAATTTGACCCAAAATTTCCAGATTTAGAGAGGGAACTCATGCAATTGGATAAGGTGATTTTTCGCATTGTTATCTTGTCTTCCCATAATAAGCAGTTCTGATTGATTCACTCTTCTTGTTATTATTACTGCTATTTATCAGGCAAACCAGGAACTGGGCAGCATTTATCCATCATTCAACGATTTGGGAGGCGGCGGCAATGCACTAGAAAGAGTGCTTGCTTTAGAGATCGAATTAGCCGGTGCTTTGCAGGCGAAGAAGAGTTTCCAAAGGTACTCTCTTTCTGCACTTATTACTGAATTTCTCCCTACTTTCCTCACTTAGGTATTATATTCTCATAACTTTTTCCATGTAACTACTAGTCTGCGGAGATTCTACCAAGCAAGAATCTTTTGACGTAtctgacatttttttttgtgacaTTCTTCATTCTCTGCAGCTCTTTCCTAAGACAACACAGCGATGAGGCTGCCATATATAAGAGCTTCAGGGACATCAACGAACTGATCAGAGACATGCTTGAGCTGAAGGGGAGGTACTCAGCTGTAGAGTCTGAGCTAAAAGAGATGCATGGCCGGTATTCACAGTTAAGCCTTCAATTCGCGGAGGTTGAAGGCGAGAGGCAGAAACTTGTGATGACTCTCAAATGTGTTCGGCCTTCTAAGAAGGCCCTTAGTCTGAACCGGTCACCATCAGCTTCTCTGGGAGAGAATCCATCGTAGTGACAGTATATACATAGATTGCGGCAAGGAATTATCGTTACTTAGATGAAGTCTCTGCAAAGTTGGCATGGGATCGGGAAAGGTTAGATGCAGCGATACTTACTGGTGTAAATAAGTGCCATACTGGTGGTGGATTTGATTCACCATTGCTGCagttataaaaaaatcaaatctcTGTAACATTATTACCCGTTTACTTATACGGTTGTAAACTTGTAATTTGTCATCGATGTACAGtgacttgaaattttttatatggcCAAGCCATTGCTTTGAAGTTCGCTGAGGTTCAAACATTTGCATCTGATACTCACGAAATATATGCACAACCTTCTGTGCCTCTTGTTACCAATGAACCAATCCTGTCAATTCAACACCACAACATTCCTGATCTCTTATTCACTTTGGTTTCGACCCGAGAAGCTCGCTGCACAAATTCACCTTTTCCAGAGGGCGAACCGAACAAGAACCAATGAATGAGAAACATAAGAATCCCGACACGAGTAAA is a genomic window containing:
- the LOC116205602 gene encoding COP1-interactive protein 1, translated to MSRITRWKPEKTKTKVVFRLQFHATHIPQSGWDKLFITFIPADSGKATAKTTKANVRNGICKWADPIYETTRLFQDLRTKHFDEKLYKFVVSMGSSRSSLLGEATINLADYADALKPSSVALPLQGCDSGSILHVTVQLLTSKTGFREFEQQRELRERGLLTTSDHNSRNESATGRLLSSGVTISDHAENSRVNLNPQLRDHSLHEDDAAQNEDHVGSPIAFDGSSNTSGSLYADKQDAPSPHEIDSQNSDQKYPPTHGTRDWINSWGSEFSGDNDLAIAYEESRLRGSLDSAETSLHELKLELSSLQSHADELGMEAQKFAQQLAAEMASGENLAREVAILKTECSKFKREIEVLKDNNNKLRSQNNGRKSAANVEEPIYQDLQLRWLKGLLLVEDKLRELQNKACFGFDDTDLRVLGSDLESMLMMLKDLKQGTGQVISSLNFVALEGGPALKELVVDSNSHDSEELKSRFGLGTDLYQPESMLHHSVDITNSMKNRIDELVRELEESKAEKESLVQKMGQMECYYEAFIQELEGNQRHMLGELQNLRSEHSACLYAVSSTNAEMERMRQDMNDKLILRTEEKHELNVLNKELERRAVTAEAALKRARLNYSIAVRQLQKDLELLSSQVSAMYEANQNLIKEAIQDPEEVNPAGTYKSRALLQKKQNLGGEALLDDLRRSLSLQEELYRKVEEEVRDMHYENMCLDIFSKILRETLLEAVSDMGVKMNEKDEMTKQLGFYKKSNDVLMLKLQNTLDEVESLKKEQIALSAKFYDMTQWNENLEASLRSVTDENGCLMQKITELDNLLRKETGESSDLRNGNIALQEKLVNLTHELHEVECVKKNLEMRVGNLQEEMQGLLKAYDEKVSRLTEEKEVLAKEREMTHASFSTSESAKENLEKVVSDLQEKMQALLVCHDERLSQLMKEVEGVTKERDTAHALLSALEPAKENLEKIVGDLLQKLHILLINHDKNFDVASLDLFALVSQLGEFQETAQQKISRLMGEIEALATERDEARASLGLSESAKENLQKLVDNLEEKLRDLLVVHHKNCGGTSRDLFDVVSQIGEAQRGVYQRISDLIGEAEVLARERDVAQASLSSSESERDNLKNVVSVLQEKLRSLIISYDENVNGSSLDLINALSQLEEFQNTARRRISELMEENKVLTRDRDSANASLSQSESDICAVKERFECDLRDMLSKINTSDTLVRKLQSELEIIAGRLNSCLKDEEIYEEQQKVLIADLDRFKAELEQLILKNADLAENTLSLQNLGEELEKSKLAVEEYAEDNRSLMESLREETEESARLVSELTKLRESLLCLNEELQRERGCREEMENTITNLAAQLNETRSRLPDFDQQHSELVQLRQLVSNLESEKLRLCNLLLQKEESIKVASQESFSIKHLEDQLFEMQGHLIASDAQLVYTGAQYWTLIEDVVQQLKLSERNLADLNDKHLNMESRLNHSLANEVHLIEENAELSRNLESLRTELEAAAAQNRVLIGNNDALALELEEHRRRNEVLDGIILEGNRKHEFQIERLMQRLASSEEEIDSLIVSNEELQVELLVLKDKLCEHCRELTLMEKEYKELSERLSAQVLKTVEFKNLSIHLRELKETAESEWAKARQKKEAESPPFAVQESLRIAFIKEQYESKVQELKQQLSISKKHSEEMLLKLQDAVDESENRKRIEASNLRRNEELSMKILDLESELQEIVTDKREKAKVYDCMKAEMECSLISLECCKEEKQKLEASLQECCEEKSKIEAELAQVKELLESSKTQSGISEISLAETANSERRSVDRAFSLYGDEADSCSSPIAEMHTKQDSVSRGENGVQSLALVNGENFLDSDAKDLALVNDHFKVQGLRSSMENLNKELEKMKNENWLLPYEDHQFDPKFPDLERELMQLDKANQELGSIYPSFNDLGGGGNALERVLALEIELAGALQAKKSFQSSFLRQHSDEAAIYKSFRDINELIRDMLELKGRYSAVESELKEMHGRYSQLSLQFAEVEGERQKLVMTLKCVRPSKKALSLNRSPSASLGENPS